The following coding sequences lie in one Xiphophorus maculatus strain JP 163 A chromosome 4, X_maculatus-5.0-male, whole genome shotgun sequence genomic window:
- the crispld2 gene encoding cysteine-rich secretory protein LCCL domain-containing 2, with the protein MTHSASPCLLFLSLLMRCVTDSSSLFLPDSKELRHLLSRYEQEADHNGVGSTAGNRTRRAILWSDREEILQLHNKLRGSVYPTASNMEYMVWDDELERSATHWAEECQWDHGPEDLLMSIGQNLAVHWGRYRSPAFHVQAWYDEVKDYTYPYPQECNPWCPDRCSGPMCTHYTQLVWATTNRVGCAVHVCPRMNVWGEIWENAVYLVCNYSPKGNWIGEAPYQHGRPCSQCPPSFGGGCRNNLCYKDSQRSETEDMNEVEKPQVPLSPRTTSKPTPRPPRKPATKPSSPKTATPRTSSPKSPNNPYLAHNIKCETKLRDKCKGATCNRHNCPANCLNTKGKVWGTVSYDVQSSICRAAIHSGVIDNNGGLVDITRTDKLPFFVRSTKNGVESLSKYKPGNSFTVAKVEEYNADCYTTVREICPYRQPFSHCPRIICPASCKTQPSYWSPVVGNNIYADSSSICKSAIHSGVIKGDGGFVDVLPLERRKSYAGVLKNGIQSESQSNTDGGSFRLFAVKV; encoded by the exons ATGACCCATTCTGCTTCGCcttgcctcctcttcctctccctcctgaTGCGATGCGTCACTGACTCGTCTTCGCTCTTCCTGCCGGATTCCAAGGAACTGCGGCACCTGCTGAGCCGCTACGAGCAAGAAGCGGACCATAACGGCGTTGGCTCCACAGCTGGCAACAGGACAAGACGAGCCATCCTCTGGTCGGACCGGGAGGAGATCCTTCAGCTGCACAACAAGCTGAGGGGCAGCGTTTATCCCACCGCCTCAAACATGGAGTACATG GTTTGGGACGATGAGCTGGAGAGGTCAGCCACTCACTGGGCTGAGGAGTGTCAGTGGGACCATGGACCTGAAGACCTCCTCATGTCGATTGGACAAAACCTGGCAGTACACTGGGGGAG ATACCGCTCACCTGCCTTCCATGTCCAGGCGTGGTACGACGAAGTAAAGGACTACACTTACCCTTACCCTCAAGAGTGCAACCCGTGGTGCCCTGACCGCTGCTCAGGGCCAATGTGCACCCACTACACCCAG CTGGTCTGGGCAACCACGAACCGAGTGGGCTGTGCTGTTCATGTGTGTCCAAGGATGAACGTGTGGGGAGAAATATGGGAGAACGCTGTTTACCTTGTTTGCAACTATTCCCCAAA GGGAAACTGGATCGGAGAGGCCCCATATCAACATGGTCGCCCTTGTTCTCAGTGTCCTCCAAGTTTTGGAGGAGGATGTAGAAATAATCTGTGCTACAAAG ACTCTCAGCGCTCGGAGACGGAGGACATGAACGAGGTGGAAAAGCCTCAGGTACCACTGTCACCTCGGACCACCTCCAAACCGACCCCCAGACCTCCCAGAAAACCTGCAACCAAACCCTCCTCTCCCAAAACCGCCACCCCAAGGACATCCTCCCCAAAGTCTCCCAACAATCCATATCTCG CTCACAACATTAAGTGTGAGACTAAACTGCGGGATAAGTGTAAAGGAGCAACCTGCAACAG aCACAATTGTCCAGCAAATTGTCTAAATACAAAAGGGAAGGTTTGGGGGACCGTTTCTTATGATGTG CAATCAAGTATTTGCCGAGCTGCTATCCATTCTGGGGTCATCGACAACAATGGAGGGCTGGTTGACATAACAAGGACAGACAAGTTGCCTTTCTTTGTCAGATCCACAAAAAATGGAGTCGAGTCTCTCAG CAAATATAAACCTGGCAACTCTTTCACGGTGGCCAAAGTGGAAG AATATAATGCTGATTGCTACACCACAGTGAGGGAAATCTGCCCATATAGACAACCATTCTCACACTGTCCCAG AATCATCTGTCCAGCCAGCTGTAAGACTCAGCCATCGTATTGGTCGCCTGTAGTTGGAAACAACATCTATGCAGAT AGCTCTAGCATTTGCAAATCGGCCATCCATTCAGGGGTAATCAAAGGAGACGGAGGTTTTGTTGATGTTCTGCCACtggaaagaagaaagagttACGCTGGCGTCCTAAAAAATGGCATCCAGTCTGAAAG CCAAAGCAACACAGATGGAGGCTCCTTTAGACTCTTTGCCGTGAAGGTGTGA